GACGGGATCCGGTCCCCGATCGCCGCGCGGGCAGCCGCCAGGCGGGCACCCGGCACTCGGTAGGGGGAGCAGGACACGTAGTCCAGCCCGATCGAGTGGAAGAACTCCACCGACCGCGCGTCGCCTCCGTGCTCGCCGCAGATCCCCACCTTGAGGTCGGCTTTGACGGCGCGGCCTCGTTCGGTGGCCAGGCGCACCAGCTCCCCCACGCCGGGCACGTCCAGGGTCCTGAAGGGGTCGTCGCTCAGCAGGCCGTGCTCTATGTAGTGGGGCAGAAACGTGCTCGCGTCGTCCCGGGACAACCCGAAGGTCGTCTGCGTCAGATCGTTGGTGCCGAACGAAAAGAAGTCCGCGTGCGCTGCGATTTCGCCCGCAGTAAGCGCCGCCCGCGGCAGCTCGATCATGGTGCCCACGAGGAAGTCGATGCTGGTTTCTCGCTCTCGCATTACCTCCGCGGCGACCTCGCGCACCAGAACCTCCTGTCCGCCGAGCTCCTCCGCCATGCTCACCAGCGGGATCATCACCTCGGGCTTCACGGACACGCCGTCCCGAGCGGCGTCGTCGGCCGCCTCGAAGATGGCCCGGGCCTGCATGCGGGAGATCTCCGGCACCGTGGTCGCGAGCCGCACGCCGCGATGACCGAGCATGGGGTTGGCTTCGCGCAGGCGGTCGACCCGGTCGTGGACGACCTCGGGGTCGGCGCCGAGACGCGCCGCCAGCGCGTCCACGTCCCCGGGCGTGCGCGGCAGGAACTCGTGCAGCGGCGGGTCCAGCAGCCGGATGGTGACGGGCAGCCCGTCCATCACCCGGAACATCCCCAGGAAGTCAGCGCGCTGCATGGGCAGCAGGCGGTCCAGCGCCGCCCGGCGCACCTCCTCATCGGGCGCGAGGATCATCTCGCGAACCGTATCGATGCGGTCGCCCTCGAAGAACATGTGCTCGGTGCGGCACAGGCCGATTCCCTCGGAACCGAACGAGAGCGCCTTCTGCGCGTCCGCCGGGGTGTCCGCGTTGGCCCGCACCTTCAGCCGGCGGTGACGATCCGCCAGCTCCATCAGGCGCCCGAAGTAGGCGGACGGCTCGGGCTCCACCGTGGGGACCCTGTCCGCGAAGACCTGGCCTCCGGTTCCGTCCAGGGTGATCCAGTCGCCCTCCTGGAAGGTTCGGCCCCCGATGATCACGCTGCCCGCCTCCACGTCGGGCTCTACGCCGGCGGCGCCGGCGACGCAGGACAGCCCCAGCCCGCGGGCGACCACCGCGGCGTGCGACGTCATGCCGCCGCGGGCGGTCAGGATCGCGCGCGACGCGACCATGCCTTCGAAGTCCTCCGGGGAGGTCTCCTCGCGCACCAGGATGACGTCCTCGGCGCGCGCCGCCCACTCGACGGCCGCGGCGGAGCTGAGGACGACGCGGCCCGACGCCGCGCCCGGGGACGCGGGTAGCCCCCGCGCCAATGGTTCGGCCTCGGCGTCCGGGTCCAGCCGCGGGTGGAGGAGCTGGTCGAGCTGCTCCGGATCCACGCGCAGCAGCGCTTCGGCTTCGTCGATGAGGCCTTCCTCGGCCATGTCCACGGCGGCACGCACTGCCGCCGCGGCGGTCCGTTTCCCGGTGCGCGTTTGCAGCAGGTAAAGGCGCCCGCGTTCCACCGTGAACTCTATGTCCTGGACGTCGCGGTAGTGTTTCTCCAGGAGGTCCGCTACGCGCGTGAGCTCCGCGTAGGCGTCGGGCAGGGCGTCGGCCATCGCCGCCAGCTCCAGCGGGTCGCGGATGCCCGCCACTACGTCTTCACCCTGGGCGTTGATGAGGAACTCGCCGAACAGGCGCGGCTCGCCGGTGGAGGGGTCCCGCGTGAAGGCGACGCCCGTGCCCGAGGTGTGGCCCTGGTTGCCGTACACCATGGCCATGACGTTGACCGCCGTGCCCAGGTGCCCGGGGATGCGCGACACGCGCCGGTAGGCGCGCGCGCGGTCGTTGTTCCAGGATCGGAAAACCGCCTCGATGGCGCCGGTGAGCTGGTCGTAGGGGTCGTGCGGAAAGCTCCGCCCGGTGGCCGACTCGGCCAGCTGGAGGAAGTCCTGCGTCACCGCCCGCAGCTCCAGCGCCGGCAGCTCCGCGTCGGTGGCCGCTCCGCACAGCCGCCGAGCCTTTGACAGGCGCGCCTCGAAGGCGCGCGATGATGCGCCCAGGACGACGCACGCGTACATCTGCACGAACCTGCGGTAGGCATCCCACGCGAAGCGTTCGTCGTCCGCCTGGAGCGCCAGGGCCGCCACGGTCGCGCCGTTCAGCCCGAGGTTCAGGATGGTGTCCATCATGCCCGGCATGGACACCGCCCCGCCGCTGCGGACGGACAACAAGAGGGGGTCGGGCCCCACCCCGAAGGTGCGCTCCGTCTGCTGTTCGAGCAGCGTCAGATGGCTTCGGACCTCCTCATCCAGGCCCTCGGGGCTCTGCTCCGAGCGCATGTATTCGCGGCAAGCCTCGGTGGTGATGGTGAAGCCGGGCGGGACGGGCACGCCGATGCCGACCATCTCCGCCAGATCGGCCCCCTTTCCGCCCAGTAGGTCGCGGTCTTCCCGTCCGCCGTCGGCGGTGCCGTCTGCAAAGTGGTAGATCCAGCGGTCTGGCATATGGCGGTTCTTCGATGTGGGTTTGGATGGCCGGCGCCTGGCGCATTCGGCTCAGCGTCTACACGACTTCGGGCTCGAGGCTACGGACTTCTTCCTTCCGCTTTTCGCCTCGCACGCCTTCCAGGTCGACCAGGGGCGCGGCGTAGTTTCCCGAGAAACAGGCGTCGCAGATGGATCCGGCGTCCTCCACCGCGTGGTGCATGCCCTCCAGGGAGAGGTAGCCGAGCGAGTCCACGTTCAAGTGCTCGGCGATCTGGTGAACGGTGTTGTGCGCGCCGATCAGCTCCGCGTGCGTGGGCATGTCGATGCCGTAGAAGCACGGGTGCCGGACCGGCGGACTGGCCACGCGGAAGTGGACCTCGCGCGCTCCGACTCCGCGAATCATGGAAATGAGGCCCCTGCTCGTGGTGCCGCGCACGAGCGAATCGTCGATGACGACGACCCTGCGTCCCTCGATGACCTCGCGCACCGCGTTGTACTTGATGCGGACGCGGAAATCGCGCCCCGCCTGGGACGGGTGGATGAACGTGCGGCCCACGTAGTGATTGCGAATGAGGCCCAGCTCGTACGGGATACCGCTCTCTTCGGCGTAGCCCAGGGCCGCCGAATTGGAAGAGTCGGGGACGCTGAAGACGCAGTCGGCCTCGACCGGATGCTCGCGGGCGAGTTGTCGCCCGAAGGCCCGTCGCGCGCGGTCCACGCTCTGGCCGAACACGCGCGAGTCGGGCCGCGCGAAGTACACCAACTCGAACACGCAGGGCTGCGCCTTGGCCGCCGGCTCGAGCTCCGCGAGCGCGGTCACCTCGCCGCCCCGGATGCGCAGGATCTCCCCGGGCAGGATATCGCGCACGTTCTCGGCGCCCATCAGCTCCAGCGCGCAGGTCTCGCTCGCGAGCACCCAGCCCTCGCCCCGGCGGCCCATGGCCAGCGGCCGGTAACCCCACGGGTCGCGCGCCGCGTACAGCGTGTCGCCAATGTTGATCAGAAACGAGAACGCCCCGGTGAGCTGGCGCAGCGCCTCGCGGACCTGATCGTCCACGGTGCGCTGTCGCGAACGCGCGATGAGGTGGACGAGCACCTCGGAATCGATCGTGCCCCTGAACAGCGCGCCCTCACGCACGAGCCGCTGCCGGATGCGACGTCCATTGGTGAGGTTGCCGTTGTGCACCAGACCCAGGTCCCCTTCGTGGTAGTTCACCAGCAGGGGCTGGGCGTTGGCGAGCCCGGGGCCGCCGGCAGTCGAGTACCGCGTGTGGCCCAGCGCGGTGTCACCCGGGAGGCTCGCGAGCACCCGATCGTCGAACCCCTCGGTGATCAGCCCTTCCGCTTTGCGGACCGTGCCGCTGCCGTTCCGGAATGCCGCGATGCCGCCGGCTTCCTGGCCCCTGTGCTGCAGCGCGTATAGGCCCAGGAAGGCGACCTCGGCCGCGTTCTCCACGCCCGCCACGCCCACGATTCCGCACACGTTCAGCCTCCGCCCATGATCGAAGGAATGGCGTCGTGCCAAGCTGCGGCCACGTCGCTCGTCGCCAGGTCCACGATCGCTCCGCCAGGCTCACCCGCGATACGCACCACGAAGCGCCCGTGCGCCGTCCCCACCAAGCCGATCGCGGTGGCCGGCAGGTCGCGCGCGGCCGCCAGCGCCAGCACTTCGTCCGCGGCCCCCGGAGCACAGCTCACGACGGCCCGGCCCTGGGATTCGCCGAACAGGAGCGCGTCCAGGGGGGCGGTGCGGGGGAGAGTAACGTCGATGCCGAGCGGGGCCTCGCGGTCCGCGACCGCGCTCTCCGCGAGGCACACCGCGAGCCCGCCGTCGGAGCAGTCGTGCGCGCTGCGCAGGAGCCCGCGCGCCGCCGCCGCGAGAAGCGTCTCCTGCAGCGCCTTTTCGCGATCCAGGTGCACCGCCGGAGGCTCGCCGGCGAGCAGGCCGTGCGCGAGCCGGAGGTAGGCGGATCCGCCTATTTCGTCCAGTGTGGCGCCGAGCAGGAGTATGTGGTCGCCCTCCCGGCGCAAGCCGGAGCGGACGAGGTGATCCGTGTCCTCGATCACGCCCACCATGCCGATGACGGGTGTGGGATGGATCGCGCCGTCGGGATTCTCGTTGTAGAGCGACACGTTGCCGCTCACGACCGGCGTGTCCAGCGCCCGACACGCCTCCCCCATTCCGGCGACCGCCTCGGCCATCTGGAAGTAGACCTCCGGGCGGGTGGGGTTGCCGAAGTTCAGGTTGTTGGTGACCGCGCGCGGCCGCGCTCCCACGCACGCAAGGTTGCGCGCCGCCTCCGCCACCGCGGCCATGGCGCCCACGCGCGGGTTGAGCCAGCAGTAGCCGCCGTTGCAGTCCGTGGTGGCGGCCAGCGCCCGCCGCGTGCCGCGCACCCGTATCACCCCGGCGTCGCCGCCCGGCTCCACCAGCGTGTTGGTGCGGACGGTAGAGTCGTACTGCCGGTAGACCCACGCCTTCGAGGCGATGGAGGGGTCGGCCAGGAGCCGGAGCAGGGTAGCCTCGGCCTCCGCCGCGCTCAGGTCGCGGGAGGGAAGGGACGCGGGCGTCCAGGCGCGGGCGCCGCGGGCCTCCTCCGCCTCCACGCCCTCGCGGGTGTAGGTGGGGCAGCCGTGCACG
This genomic interval from Gemmatimonadota bacterium contains the following:
- the purF gene encoding amidophosphoribosyltransferase, producing MCGIVGVAGVENAAEVAFLGLYALQHRGQEAGGIAAFRNGSGTVRKAEGLITEGFDDRVLASLPGDTALGHTRYSTAGGPGLANAQPLLVNYHEGDLGLVHNGNLTNGRRIRQRLVREGALFRGTIDSEVLVHLIARSRQRTVDDQVREALRQLTGAFSFLINIGDTLYAARDPWGYRPLAMGRRGEGWVLASETCALELMGAENVRDILPGEILRIRGGEVTALAELEPAAKAQPCVFELVYFARPDSRVFGQSVDRARRAFGRQLAREHPVEADCVFSVPDSSNSAALGYAEESGIPYELGLIRNHYVGRTFIHPSQAGRDFRVRIKYNAVREVIEGRRVVVIDDSLVRGTTSRGLISMIRGVGAREVHFRVASPPVRHPCFYGIDMPTHAELIGAHNTVHQIAEHLNVDSLGYLSLEGMHHAVEDAGSICDACFSGNYAAPLVDLEGVRGEKRKEEVRSLEPEVV
- the ppdK gene encoding pyruvate, phosphate dikinase translates to MPDRWIYHFADGTADGGREDRDLLGGKGADLAEMVGIGVPVPPGFTITTEACREYMRSEQSPEGLDEEVRSHLTLLEQQTERTFGVGPDPLLLSVRSGGAVSMPGMMDTILNLGLNGATVAALALQADDERFAWDAYRRFVQMYACVVLGASSRAFEARLSKARRLCGAATDAELPALELRAVTQDFLQLAESATGRSFPHDPYDQLTGAIEAVFRSWNNDRARAYRRVSRIPGHLGTAVNVMAMVYGNQGHTSGTGVAFTRDPSTGEPRLFGEFLINAQGEDVVAGIRDPLELAAMADALPDAYAELTRVADLLEKHYRDVQDIEFTVERGRLYLLQTRTGKRTAAAAVRAAVDMAEEGLIDEAEALLRVDPEQLDQLLHPRLDPDAEAEPLARGLPASPGAASGRVVLSSAAAVEWAARAEDVILVREETSPEDFEGMVASRAILTARGGMTSHAAVVARGLGLSCVAGAAGVEPDVEAGSVIIGGRTFQEGDWITLDGTGGQVFADRVPTVEPEPSAYFGRLMELADRHRRLKVRANADTPADAQKALSFGSEGIGLCRTEHMFFEGDRIDTVREMILAPDEEVRRAALDRLLPMQRADFLGMFRVMDGLPVTIRLLDPPLHEFLPRTPGDVDALAARLGADPEVVHDRVDRLREANPMLGHRGVRLATTVPEISRMQARAIFEAADDAARDGVSVKPEVMIPLVSMAEELGGQEVLVREVAAEVMRERETSIDFLVGTMIELPRAALTAGEIAAHADFFSFGTNDLTQTTFGLSRDDASTFLPHYIEHGLLSDDPFRTLDVPGVGELVRLATERGRAVKADLKVGICGEHGGDARSVEFFHSIGLDYVSCSPYRVPGARLAAARAAIGDRIPSGPQG